A genomic region of uncultured Roseibium sp. contains the following coding sequences:
- the plsX gene encoding phosphate acyltransferase PlsX, with translation MAKTIPISLDAMGGDSGAEVVIPGAEIALVRHPEIRFLLYGNENVIRPLLEQYPRVRDASVLHHCDVSIAMDTKPSQALRQGRWRSSMWRSIEAVKSGDASVAVSAGNTGALMAMSKFCLRTMANIERPAIAAIWPTTRGESVVLDVGATIGADAQQLIDFAILGGAMARALFGVQRPSVGLLNIGVEEVKGLEEVRTAGRLLRETPLRSLEYAGFVEGDDLGKGTVDVVVTEGFAGNIALKTAEGTAKQIGSYLRSAMNRTFMSKIGYLFAKGAFDLLREKMDPRKVNGGVFLGLNGIVIKSHGGTDAEGYASAIDLAYDMVKNELTHKIAQDLVHYHRGRFAEAAPTTEGDL, from the coding sequence ATGGCGAAGACAATTCCGATTTCCTTGGATGCCATGGGCGGCGACAGCGGGGCTGAAGTCGTTATTCCCGGCGCAGAGATCGCACTTGTTCGTCACCCCGAGATCCGTTTCCTGCTTTACGGAAACGAGAATGTCATTCGCCCGTTGCTCGAACAGTACCCCCGGGTCAGGGACGCGTCGGTTCTGCATCATTGCGACGTCTCCATTGCCATGGACACGAAACCGAGCCAGGCCCTGCGCCAGGGCCGATGGCGGTCCAGCATGTGGCGATCCATCGAAGCGGTGAAATCCGGTGATGCCTCTGTGGCCGTCTCTGCTGGAAACACCGGCGCGTTGATGGCCATGTCGAAATTCTGTCTGCGCACGATGGCTAATATCGAACGCCCGGCCATTGCGGCGATCTGGCCGACCACACGCGGGGAGTCGGTCGTTCTGGATGTCGGGGCAACGATCGGGGCCGACGCGCAGCAACTGATAGATTTCGCCATCCTCGGTGGCGCTATGGCACGCGCGCTGTTTGGTGTTCAGCGCCCGAGCGTCGGACTTCTCAATATCGGTGTCGAGGAAGTCAAGGGGCTCGAGGAAGTCAGGACCGCCGGGCGGCTTCTGCGGGAAACACCGCTGCGTTCGCTTGAATATGCAGGCTTTGTCGAAGGGGATGATCTCGGCAAGGGCACCGTTGATGTCGTCGTGACCGAGGGATTTGCAGGCAACATTGCGCTCAAGACAGCCGAGGGCACCGCGAAGCAGATCGGCAGTTACTTGCGCTCCGCGATGAATCGAACCTTCATGTCCAAGATCGGCTATCTGTTCGCCAAAGGCGCTTTTGATCTGCTTCGCGAGAAGATGGATCCCCGCAAGGTGAACGGTGGAGTGTTTCTCGGGCTGAACGGAATTGTGATCAAAAGCCATGGAGGCACGGACGCTGAAGGCTATGCTTCGGCGATTGATCTGGCCTATGACATGGTGAAAAACGAGTTGACGCACAAGATCGCGCAGGATCTTGTGCACTACCATCGCGGCCGCTTCGCAGAAGCCGCGCCGACAACGGAAGGTGATTTGTGA
- a CDS encoding beta-ketoacyl-ACP synthase III: MSVVRSTVTGCGSYLPDNVLTNDDLARQVDTSDEWIVQRTGIRQRHIAAEGEVTSDLALEAARRALESAGRKAEDIDTIILATATPDNTFPATSVTVQAKLGITQGFAFDVQAVCSGFVYAMTTADAYIRAGVSERCLVIGAETFSRILDWEDRTTCVLFGDGAGAVVLEKTAGSGANADRGILTSHLRSDGRHKEKLYVDGGPSSTQTVGHLRMEGREVFKHAVGMITDVIEDAYAATGLTSEDLDWFVPHQANKRIIDASAKKLGIAPEKVVTTVQLHGNTSAASIPLALDTALKDGRVKNNDLVMLEAMGGGFTWGSVLLRW, encoded by the coding sequence GTGAGCGTAGTCCGTTCGACCGTGACCGGGTGCGGCAGTTATCTGCCCGACAATGTTCTTACCAATGACGATCTTGCAAGGCAGGTCGACACGTCAGACGAGTGGATCGTCCAGCGGACCGGCATCAGGCAACGTCACATTGCCGCCGAAGGCGAGGTAACCTCCGATCTCGCCCTGGAGGCGGCCCGCCGTGCGCTGGAAAGCGCCGGACGCAAGGCGGAAGACATCGATACGATCATTCTTGCGACGGCAACGCCCGACAACACGTTTCCGGCAACGTCCGTGACGGTGCAGGCCAAGCTGGGTATCACCCAGGGCTTCGCCTTCGACGTGCAGGCCGTCTGTTCGGGTTTCGTCTATGCGATGACCACGGCTGACGCCTATATCCGCGCAGGCGTGTCGGAGCGCTGCCTTGTCATAGGCGCGGAAACCTTTTCCAGGATACTTGACTGGGAAGACAGGACGACTTGCGTGTTGTTCGGTGACGGCGCGGGAGCCGTGGTTCTTGAGAAAACCGCGGGCTCGGGTGCGAATGCCGACCGGGGAATACTCACCAGCCACCTGCGTTCGGATGGCCGGCACAAGGAAAAACTCTATGTCGATGGCGGACCATCATCGACACAAACGGTTGGTCATCTTCGCATGGAAGGCCGCGAGGTCTTCAAGCATGCGGTCGGCATGATCACGGACGTCATTGAGGACGCCTACGCGGCGACGGGATTGACGTCTGAAGACCTGGATTGGTTCGTGCCGCACCAGGCGAATAAGCGCATCATTGATGCGAGCGCGAAAAAGCTCGGCATCGCTCCTGAAAAAGTTGTCACAACCGTGCAGTTGCATGGCAACACTTCTGCAGCTTCGATCCCGCTGGCGCTCGACACGGCGCTGAAGGACGGACGTGTCAAAAACAACGACCTTGTGATGCTCGAGGCGATGGGGGGCGGCTTCACCTGGGGATCGGTTCTCCTGCGCTGGTGA
- the bamE gene encoding outer membrane protein assembly factor BamE: MNFKASALILPLLATLPLGGCFTSTYTHGHVVTTSMLNQVQVGSSREQVELVLGSPSTTSSLSGDAYYYISQKTATTAFLSPDIVEQRVVAIYFDDDGFVQDLGNYTLEDGKIVDIVTRKTRTGGADYGFLTQILRGATNPGLGL, from the coding sequence ATGAACTTCAAGGCGAGCGCCCTGATCCTTCCGCTTCTGGCGACCCTGCCGCTCGGCGGTTGCTTCACCTCCACCTATACGCATGGACATGTCGTGACAACATCCATGCTGAACCAGGTGCAAGTTGGCTCAAGCCGAGAGCAGGTCGAATTGGTTCTAGGTTCGCCCTCAACAACTTCAAGCCTGAGCGGCGATGCCTATTACTATATCTCCCAGAAAACGGCGACCACGGCCTTTCTGTCACCCGACATTGTCGAGCAACGCGTCGTGGCAATCTACTTCGACGATGACGGATTTGTTCAGGATCTCGGCAACTACACGCTCGAAGACGGCAAGATCGTCGATATCGTCACCCGCAAGACCCGTACGGGCGGTGCGGACTACGGCTTCCTGACGCAGATCCTCCGGGGTGCGACCAACCCGGGCCTTGGGCTCTAG
- a CDS encoding ubiquinol-cytochrome C chaperone family protein: MVFGLFRRRSTEAEHKVYCEIVAQARQPGFYTDFLVPDTIDGRFDLIVLHAVLYFRRMRGEGAKVSQFAQAVFDLFFQDMDASLREMGVSDTRVPKKVKVMGEAFYGRADAYIPAIDAADAEELAAALGRNLFPDNPEPMAQMRLARYMLGAADSLSGQATADLLQGQLSWPDPGAYKDLPV, from the coding sequence ATGGTATTCGGCCTGTTTCGCCGCCGGTCCACCGAAGCTGAGCACAAGGTCTATTGTGAAATCGTGGCCCAAGCGCGGCAGCCCGGATTTTATACAGACTTTCTTGTGCCGGATACGATAGACGGCAGATTTGATCTTATCGTGTTGCACGCAGTGCTTTATTTCAGGCGGATGAGGGGCGAGGGAGCGAAGGTTTCGCAGTTCGCCCAGGCGGTATTCGATCTGTTTTTCCAGGACATGGACGCCTCCCTTCGCGAAATGGGCGTGAGCGATACACGCGTTCCGAAGAAGGTCAAGGTTATGGGGGAAGCCTTCTATGGCCGGGCGGATGCGTACATCCCCGCCATTGACGCTGCTGATGCGGAAGAACTCGCAGCAGCGCTGGGACGCAATCTGTTTCCGGACAATCCCGAGCCGATGGCGCAGATGCGTCTTGCCCGCTATATGCTGGGCGCAGCAGACTCATTGTCAGGACAGGCAACCGCTGACCTCTTGCAGGGACAGCTGAGTTGGCCGGATCCTGGAGCTTACAAGGATTTGCCGGTGTAA
- a CDS encoding DUF177 domain-containing protein, translated as MTKETFPYPFKVNANRVVDKDEAITVKPDAAALEAIAAAYDLVAIRDLEARFTLKPYRKAGVRVVGPVLAMVTQTCVVTLEPFESELKLDVDRTFEPASSRSGKIRDLNEDGEIEIDLESLDPPDLVVDGVVDLGAAICEELALSLDPFPRKPGVEFQGGEPETGEEDEGDKEPSPFAALEALKSRQED; from the coding sequence ATGACCAAGGAAACATTCCCATACCCTTTCAAGGTGAACGCGAATCGAGTCGTCGACAAGGATGAAGCGATCACCGTCAAACCCGATGCCGCCGCCCTGGAAGCGATCGCCGCCGCTTATGACCTGGTCGCCATCCGCGACCTGGAGGCCCGCTTCACGCTGAAACCCTATCGCAAGGCTGGTGTCCGGGTTGTCGGTCCGGTCCTGGCAATGGTGACACAAACCTGTGTGGTCACCCTGGAACCCTTCGAAAGCGAGCTGAAACTGGACGTGGACCGGACCTTCGAACCGGCGTCGAGCAGGTCCGGGAAGATCCGCGACCTCAACGAAGACGGCGAGATCGAAATCGATCTCGAGTCTCTGGATCCCCCCGACCTCGTCGTTGACGGCGTCGTCGACCTGGGCGCGGCCATCTGCGAAGAACTCGCTCTTTCGCTCGATCCGTTTCCGAGAAAACCCGGCGTGGAGTTTCAAGGCGGCGAGCCGGAAACCGGGGAGGAAGACGAAGGCGACAAGGAACCTTCCCCTTTTGCGGCGCTGGAGGCTTTAAAATCCAGGCAGGAAGACTGA